attggaaaagaccctggatgcttggaaagactgaaggcgggagaaggggatgacagaggatgagatggatgcaTGGCATcatgactcatggacatgagtctgagtaagctctgggagttggtgatggatagggaagactgccgtgctgcactccatggggtcacagagttgaaaatgactgagcaactgaactgaggcttgcTGGCAGATGCAGGGTGTCACCTGGGTCCCGAAAGGGGAGCTTCATTTCACATCTTAATATCTCCCCCTACTCCTTCGGATATTGGGCCCAGGGCTGAGGGAAAGCCAAGGCAGGGGCGAACTTGCCTGGCAGGCAGGGCCTGGTTTTAGAATAGGGAAGGGCTTCACTTGGAACATTACAGCAGGACTTTAGTGTTTCATCTGTGAAAACCCTATCTGGCACTGAGTAGGGGAAAAGCCTCTttctgggggagaatgaataaTTGAGAGGCAGTCACACGTGAGAGAAAAATGACCTGACTGAGAGGGGCTTAGCTTAGCTATCAATGGAATAGCTTAGCTTCTGAGAGGGGCCAGGACCTGTCTCAGGATTGGGTGGGACTAGGGCCTAGATTTGGAccaagtgagaagtgaaagtcgctcagccgtgtccaactctttgcaaccccatggaccacaaagtccatggaattctccaggccagaatatccaggagtgggtagccgttcccttctccaggagatcttcccaacccaggaatccaaccggggtctcctgcattgcaggcagattctttaccagctgagctactagggaagccccaacaaaaGGTGGCAAATACCTGGAGAGTCTGTAAGGGCTGGCGTTTGGGACTCTGAGGAGGCGTGGCCTAGCTGTGAGAAAGGCCAGCTCAATTCGAAAGTGGACAAGCCTGGGTTATGGGATGGGGAGGGCCTATGCCACTGGGCTCTGAGAATAAAGGAGCCCAGTTCTCTGAAGGGCAGGGCCTGACGTTGGAGCTGATTAGTCCTAGCTCAGTGAAGAGCAAGGCTTCCATTCGCCTAAGTAAGTCTTGATCTCACTCAAGACCCTGCGAGGTGGGACATGTTTCCAAGCTGCCAGACCACACCTTCCGGCCGTGGGTTGCCTCCAGGTAGAGGTAGTAGAAAGGGAACATGCCCTTGTCTACCCCGCCCTTGTTGCGGCTGATGCGACACTGCACCGTGTGACCGCGCATCGCTGGCTGCAGCACATAGGCTTTCATGTCCTCGCCCAGCCGAGGGCCTGGGGCGCAGGGAGGCTTGCCGCTGCCCGAGCCGCGCGCGCCCTCGGACACCACTTCGTCGGCCGTCCCTGGGGATTTCCTCATGGTAAACTCtggctcctctttcttctcttccaggTCTTCGCCCTGGCCCATGCACCAAATTCAAGTTGAGAGACAGCCGAGGCTTGCCCTCCTCAGCCCGCTCACCCTCCCCCGCTCCCCGCTTTGCCAACTAGTGCTTGGCCATCCCAGCTCAGGGTTCCGTCGTCTAGACCAGTTTCTGTCTATTGGTCAAATATCTCAGCTGCCTGCTGTTTGGCCAGTACATTCAATTCCCAAGCTCAAACCCCAAGATCGCTTCATTTATTGATTGGCCAGTAACCCAACTGGCCACACCCATTTCACCTACCAATTGGAGAATCCTCTTGAAAGTACTGCCCATTCCTTTAATACCCGTGGTCACCGGGTCTATATATTAACAACATATAATACCGCCCAGATCTTCTCAACTGAAACTATCTCGCTTTCATTCATACCAAAATGAGTGCCATCTGGTCCTTTCCTATCACTATTTCACCCTCTCCAAAGCTCACCGCCTTTTGGTGGGCTGGGTTTTAAAGTATATGCTCACATCAATTCCGATCCTCTAGGCTGAAAATAAATGGTGCACACAAAGAACTTCTGCTAGCCCAAACATAACAGGTTCCACCCACCAGTAAAAAGGGCCCTTGATTGGGCTGCAGAATTTTAGCGCCCCGCGAGCCTGAGACTAGCCCTCCTCCTCCTATATCCTTATTGGCTGTGCCACCTCCCACCTTGTTGGAGGCCAAGTCTCCAAGGCCACCGTCACCACCCATTCCAGGGCTTGATCTGGCACTGGGCACTTCGTATTCATTTCCAACATCTTGTAATTCGCTCTTGTCCTCAGCACTGGCGCCTAAGGGGTAGAAAAAAAAGCCCTGAAAAGACTGAGCTCAGGACACGTGGGTCCCAAGAGCTTGGGACAAGTCATCAGTGCTAGCTGGAGAAGGTCAGAACTCCTAGGTTTCCGACTCCTACTTATATATCATCAACCTCACTTGCCAGATCCTCCTCCTCCCCTATGTGCACAAGTTGAGAAGTCTGTGACTACCCTGGATCTAAGGACAGGGAGGGGTTAGAGTCCTCTCTTTCCTTTGTCCCAGAGAGAGCACCCGCGAGACTGGGGAACTAAAATGGGAGGAGGGAGCAAGTTTGGCGTTATAACCCAGAGTCCTGTTATTGAAATCACTGGTCAAGTCATGAGATTAAAAGGAAATGTCCCTACCATTGAATGTtattaagaaaaaggaatgaaatactgataatgctataaaatagatgaacactGAAAACATGCTGCAAAAGCAGCCAATCTCAAGAAATTATATACTGTATTATTCTATATATGAAGTGTCTAAAGAGACAGAAATTAAATTAGTAGGTACTTAGGTCTGGGAGAAATGGGGGTCGGGTGGGGCAGTGACTGATAAAATATATAGGGTTTTCTTTTGTGGGTAATGATAATTAATAATCTAGAATTCATTGTGGTGTGTGTTGCACATCTCAGTAAATACACTGAAAACCATGGAATTGTAcaattttaaatgagtgaatttgtataatatgtgaaatatatctcaACAGAGCTTTTACAAAAAAGGGGGAGGAAGTGCCACATGGACCAGGGGACCAGACTTCATCCAGTGTCAGAAATTACCAGATCGTTGGCAGGCTAGCCAGCCTTTGCGTTGCAAAAGAGTCCCCAGAGGCTCTTCACAAGGAGATGGCAAGGCAGGAACATCCTCCACGGAGATTTCCTCCAACTCCAGATCAGAACTGCCTGGTAGTCAAGAAAGGGAGGAGAACTGGAGACTGGGATCTCTGAATACCAGGGAAGGAAGAGGGCTGGAGATGCAGATTCCTGGGGATTGGAGGAGAAGGTTCATGACCTGGACTCCTTGCAGTGAAGTATATCCGGGCCCGCGGGGGTCCTTTGGAGACAGCAAGGACTGAGTGGTTCTGGACTCCTGGGTTCTAGGGGGAGTGGAGTTCTGGGGTATCAACGGCCCAAGGATTTGAGATTACCTGCTTCTGTCGGCGGCAGCAGAGGATCACGCTCGCCACTGCCATCTCCACCGCAGCTCACGATGCCCAGGATACCGTGGGATCCAGGGCACAAATGCGCCTCTGGCACATTCTCCTGAAGGAAAGGGTTCCTGGGGCCTGGGAGGTGTGGCGAGGCCCGTTAACACGAAGCATAAAATCTTGGTCCTCTGAGAAGATCCGCCTCCTCGCTGGTCTCCCAAACCTCGCCCCTGACTGACTACCCAATCCCCCGAGACCCACTCAGAACCCGAACCTCAAGACTCAAACAAGCACAGCCCTACCACTAAACTGTCGCGATTCCGTGTGTAAACAGTCCCACGCGGGCTCTCCAGTAAATCGGCTTTAAATTACCCAGGCCTGGCCCCGGGGCTTTGCCTACTTCAGCCCTCCGGTTTCTCAGGAGCTGCGTCCCGGCGCTTTTCCAGGCACCTCCCCCAACTCTCCCAAGCCCACGAGTTCCGCGACTCCTTAGACCCCGTCCCCGCACTCTCTGGGCGGTCCCCGGCTCTCCCAGGCTCCACCCTAGCCGAATCACAGAATTCTTTCCACCTCTACATGCACCATACCCCGCACTGTCGATCTCTCTGGCCACGTCCCCGAACTCTCACAGGCCGCGCCCAAAGATCTATCAAAGCGCCCCCACCCTCCGCGAgctccaccaggcccctcccctcTAGGCCCTTtagccccagcccccagcacacTCCCAcaggcccctccctccagcctgtGCGCCTGCCGGACTCGGGACACCTTTCCTCACCGCTGTCAGCCGAGAAGCGCTTCTCCCGCCGCCTCGGTCTCCGCGGCCGCACTGAAGCGTCAGGATTGGCCTGAACCATGAGGGGCTCTTGGCGCTTCCGTCGCTGCTTCTTCTCAAACAGACGCCACTGCGGGAGCGGaaaagaggtggggtgggggtctagGAACCGAACTGGAAGACAGGGGTGAAAGGGGGCCTGGGGCAAGGGGGGTTCTTGCATAGGCGGGAGAGTTCCAGGCCTCCCGTCTGTCAGCAACTCCTTCCATAGAACCCTGAGTCCTGGCATCCAGGCCCCTCCTCCCGAAGGACCTAGGAATCCTAAGGACCCAGAACCCTTGTTCCTTAGAAATTTCGGAGTCTCGTCACCAAGATTTACTTCCTGAGGATTCCAAATTCCTGTTTTCTCGTTTTCCAATTGCAAAACTTGAGACTCCGAGAGAGCCAGTGAGGACCACTCTCAGATCAAGTCCTGGGGGTGGGACTCCTGAGAGGGTATGGAAGATAGAAGGGGAGGGTTGGCAGGATTCCTGGGCACAGTACCTGCTGTTCCAGCTTCTGCAGTCTCATAGCGGCAAGCTCATCTCCCAGGGCCCTGAGAGAGGTGCAGGCTCATAGTGACAGCAAGCGGGCACCCCCGTTGCCCAAGAGCCCTTCCCCTTCTTCCCACTGCCCAACTTAGGGTTCTGAACACTTGTGAGGTCACAGAAGAGATAGAACCTGAGTCTGCTCCGCCAGTGCTGAAGTTCTTTCTCCCTGCACTGGCCAATCTAGAGTCCGGGGGTCAGAGATCTCAAGCCCCTCCTATCTCAGGACTCAAAGCCCCCAGCCCTTCCTCTTTCAGACCCCGTGGTCCTCATCTGTAGCTCCCTCCTGTTAGGTAGGTAGGACCCAGAAGTccaagcccccagcccctccctgcaaGGCACACATCATTAGGAGACCAGAGCTGCTGAGCAGGTGTTGGTATAATCAAAGCACCCCCTTGCCCCCTCCATCTCTACCCTTGCCCATCCCATTTCCCCCACTTACTCTTTCTTCCATGTATCACTTTCCCAAGACATTCTGGAGAAGCAAAACAAAGAGTCAGGAACCAGACCCAACATCCCAATAGGCTCTGCCCTCCAACACGTGATCTTAAGCTTGGGATTTTCTCCTGGACCCAGGCAACCTAAGTTCCAGTGCCAATACTTGTTAGGGTCCCTGAAGCCTGTTTCCAGCTTTCACCACTATCAGGAGCCCAGGAGTCCAGCTTGCTCTTCCCCCAATATCTAACTCTCTCCTTCACCCAGACATGAGAACTCAAGACTCTGGACCCCAAACACCTCATCCCCAGTGATCCCAGACCCCCAGTACCTACCCGCCTGAGATCCTGGagacctcttctcttctcctgccTAGAGAGGCTTTTCACAATCACACCTCAATTCCTTTCCTGTCTGGCCGATTTCCAAACATAACTGACCACCTCGATAATCTCTGGGTCTCTGGGAAGTAAGCAGGGGAGAAAAGAGGGCTCAGAGGGAGTGCGGGGGATTCCCTTGGAACCTGCCCTAATCCCCCTCCCTTCTGACCCCACCCCGCGCTCTACTTCCAACAAAGCAATGACCTTTGGCCTCTGCTGCAGCCAGGCAACCCTGCTCCAGGGGTTCTAAATAGAAAGAACGTGCAAGTGTTCCTTAAAGGGACCTGCGAGGGGCCTCGTCGCaagctcttttctttcttacataaGAAACTTACAATGTGACCTGTGCCAGCTACTATCGATCTGTAATTTACAGCCACGTCCAGGcgagaaaataaatgagaaaactacaACTCCCATGAGCCAAAGAGGCCAAGATGCCCGCGGAAGTAGACTCATTTTGCCCCGGTCCGAGAGGGAGTTGTAGTTCTCTTTGAAAGTCTCCGTTCTTTCTCCTAAAAAGCAGGCTATGTGGCGTCAAAAGGTAGGGCTTCCAAAAAAGGAGGCTAGGCTTTCGAGAAAAGGCCAGCGACTTCGACAAGGGGCGGAGCCGCTGGACAGAGTCCCGAGGAACCTGGAGCCAGCGTGGACCAATCAGGCTGCTGAGATCGGATCCTCTGCGGGAAAGTGGGCGTGGCCTAGGGGGGAAAACACCGAGAAAGCTCCGGAGGTCCTATGCCAGGAAGACGCCCTCTGCGGTGAAGGAGAGGTAAGGGGCTGGAGGGTCCTAGACTCTTCGGTCCTGGGAAGAAGGGAGGCGGGGGACCGGAGGGCTGGAAAACTCGATCTCGGGGGAGGACCCCGGTACCTCTAGGTCCTGGGAGAAAAGGAGGCTTGGGGCCTCGACCTTTGGGTTTAGGGAAAGAGGGGGTCGAGACCCTGGATTCCCGAGTGTAAGCGAAGAGGATGCTGGAAGCCAGGACTCCTGGGTCTGAGGAAGGAAAGGCTCAGACTCCTAGGTCCGGATAACTAAACGCTTCGAATCTTGATTCTTGGAAGGGGGCGGGGATCGGCGCTGGAAGTCCAGACTCCTGGGTCCAGGGGGAGGAGGAGTCTTGGGACAGACATATTCCACCTCTCCGCCCCCAACAGACCACGCCGCCATGCCTCCCTCTGGGCCCCGTgcagccctcttcctcctgccatcTCTACTGCTGCTGCGCGCTGTTCTGGCCGTGCCCCTGGAGCGGGGGACGCCCAAGGAGGAGAATCCCGCGACCGAGAGCCCTGTGAGTGGCCCTGCCCTGCTTGCCAGCCATGTGTTTGCAGTGGCACTACAGTTCCCGCTCCCCCGTTGCCGCTGGGTGGCTACGGATGTAGCTTGGAGTTTGCCTGCCATTCTTTGCAGTCCCAGGGCTTTGACGTGGTGAAAAACTtgagggcgtgtgtgtgtgtgtctgtcagaTTTTAAGTCTCTCTCTGACTATAAGGTATGGGGAATCAGGTCAGATTTTAGATAGAAAATCTGCATCCCGCCCCcgggcccctgccccccaccccacacacacctaaATCTCCTTTAAGACGCCCTCCCCTCAAGAAGgaagctgggggcggggcggggggggggggacaaaaaactacatttcccagtagCACGCTGAGCTGGTGATGTTAGCTAACTAGGGTGTTCTCACTTCAGGGGGCTCACGGGAGTTGTAGTTTAAAGTATGATGGGCATGGGGCATGGAAAATGCTCATTTATTCCCGTGTGTGTCTATCAAACACTATGAAACCTATGGTCTTAGGGAATTTGGAACTTAAAAGATCCTCCAGTGCCCTGATTCATGGCCCGAATCCTACAGCTTTCACTAGGAATGGACATGTTGCTGTCTCTGGAACAGGACGGATCATTCCGAGTTCCTGTGTGTGGTGTGGCAGGTCCCCACCCAGCACCTGAGACCTTTGCCCCATGAATTCTctgcagacacagaagtgcagCTTGAGTTCCCTTTCCCTTAGTTCATTTAGAGCAAGCCCCCTGCCCTCGCAGACCAGCCTAGCTCACTAGAAAAGGCTGGGGCTGCTAAGAGTGGACCACCAGCAGTGATGGtcaaagaggaaggagggatCATTTGAACTGAGATCTGGAGTGCCGGGAAGAATATTCCAGGCAGAACGAACAGCCTGGGCAACGGCTGTATggtggaggagagcagagagTAGAAGGACAcagaggaggccagtgtggcttgAGACAGAGTGAGAGAAGGGGAGACGAGGTCAGAGACGGGCTGGAGCTAATCACACGGGGCCTTGTGGACCATGGTGGAGACTTTATTCTGAGGTGAATAGAAGGTTATAAATGGCAATGACATCAGCCATAATAGCACTGACAGCTCCTACTAAGTgctaaaggcaaaaagagaagggggcagcagaggatgagatgattagatagcatcactgactcaacgaacatgagtttgagtaaactccaggagatagtgaaggacagagaagcctggcatgctgcagtccatgggatcgcaaagagtcagacaggactgagcaactgagcaacagataAGCTCTGAGTTAAATATTTAGCAATATTAACTCCTCTAATCCTCATAACAGcccctatgaggtaggtattcCTTAACCttactttacaggtgaggaaactgaggcacagagttaAGTATCTTGACCAAGAACTAAGGTTGCAAGACTTGGCAAATAAAGGATGCTCAGTTAAAACTGAATTTCAGATACACAATGAATAATTACTAATATAAACGCCCTCTATGCAGTATCCATATTCTGaaagttatttgttgttttagcTGAAATTGAAATTTAAGTAGGCATCCTAGCAGTCCTGCTAGTCATCACACAGCTAGTCATTGGCGGATTCGGGATTTAGCCTACTCTGTTTGGTTGAATGATGGCCCCCGAAGATGTCCGTGCCCAGAATCTGTCGATATATGGCAAAAGAGTGTTTGGAGGTGTGATTGAGTTAGGTGGAGAAGTAATCCtgtattgtttgttttgtttacagaGTATGACTTTACttttatgaaacaaaaaaaaacctttgcaTCTGAATATATGTCTAGTTGCTGGCATACACAGGGGTGTATCCATGTGCAGAAAGAGTTGCAAAAACATCCCATGCTGcaaactttgtttttctccttgacacttttcactttctttttcacagttctgtatactgtagtattttgttgttgagtcgctaagtcctgtccgactccttgagaccccacagactggagcccgccaggctcttctgtctgtgggatttcccaggcaaggatactggagtgggttggctatttccttctctatgtcCTGTACTGTTCAGATGGGCCCAGTGTAACCACAAGGGTCCCCTAGAAGAGTGAGGCAAAAAGGTCAGTGTCAGAGGCGATGTGATGATGTAAGCAGAGGTCAGAGTGAGGCAAGGCCATAAGCCAAGGAATATAGGCAGCCTCTAGAcgctggaaaaagcaaggaagcaGAGTGTTCCCTCAAGTCTCCAGAATAAGCCCAGTCCTGCTGAACCAGTTTAGACTTGTGACTTCCAGAACTCTGTAAGGGAATAAATTTTTACAGCTCTAAGTCGCTTAGTTTGTGATATTTGTTAGAGCAGCAATAGGAAGCTATTATACCCATAGCTGGGCAATCTCTTCCCATTTATTTTCCTCAACACGTGTAATGATTACTATGGTAGACTGAGTGTCTTCTAAAgccttactatgtgtcaggcttTTTATCTCATCACTTTTCACCACAGTTCTGAGAAGTAGGGAATTTTATTGTCTGTGGAAGAGTGAGACCCTGGAAAAGAAAAGTGGCTGAGCTAGGACTAGGAGCTCGGGAATTtttgtcagtctttttttttggccttgccatgaggcatgtgggatcttagttccctgaccaaggattgagccTGCACGCCCTGCGTtggaagtgcaaagtcttaaccactggaccatgagggaagttctGATTTTTGTTTGTCTTGTTCACTGGCTGTGTTCTCTTGAACAGTGCCTGGGAAATGGTAGGGGCTGGGTGaatgcttattgaatgaatgtTTCACTGCTTGCCAATAAATCGCAGTATGTCCACTCTGGGGGCAGTTTTGGGCTTGGTGTTTACCcttgtgattttaatttcatCTCCAGCACAGACAGACCTAAGAGGAGGTGAGAGCTGAGGCCCATAGTATCGGGTAATTTGTCTGGGATTACAGAGCAACCGAGGTCACTGGCTCCAGCACCTGTGTCGCATGGGATAGATCTCCTGCTCAGGGTTGTGGGCTGGTCTCTGGGTCCTATCTGCAGGGGGACCAGGGCTGGCACTGCCATGTTCATCTTTGTTGCCCCAGGACACAGGCCTGTACTATCACCGGTACCTCCAGGAAGTCATCAATGTGCTGGAGACTGATGGGCACTTCCGGGAAAAGCTGCAGGCCGCCAACGCCGAGGACATTAAGGTGCGCTGTGGCTGGGTGCGAGCGCGCTGGGCGCGGATGAGGAGATGCGTGCTCAGAGGGCAGAGTCTGAGCCTGGGGAAGAAGTAACTTCTCCAGGTCGCACAGCTGAGAAAGGATTGGGGGCGGGGGAGACAGAATGTGTGGTTAAGCGTGGATATGGGTGGCCCATGGCTTCTAGTATCAGCTCTCCCAGCTGTGTGGCCTCCCTGCgctgtgcttcagttttcccatctgtaaagtggagcgATGACAGGACTGTCTGACGTGTAAAGGACGTGGACCTGCACAGTGGCTGTCCTCAGTCTGCACCCTGCAAGGGCTGGTTCTGTGAGTTCTCAGCAAAGTGCTGTCCACACAGGAAGAATTCAAAACACAGGAGATGCTGTCATCACACACATCTCCTCTAACTCTCGTCTTAAGCCTCCAGAGGAGCTGggattctccccattttacagaggcgGACCCTGAGGTCCTGGTAGAAGTGTTCGTCCTTCCAGGAGGCCTGGGTCTCAACCCCTGGACTGACTGAGCCCTGAGCCCATATCCTGCCCCATCCCCTAAGCAGAGTCTCTTGAGAAGAAtgctcattcacacacacacacactcacacacacacacacacacgactgcCTGCCTCGCTCCTCTGCCCTACCTCAAACTCCTTGACCCAGGACTGATGAGGAGGGCAGCCCTGCTCCCCGCAAAACTCCCAGCATTCCTGGGGTTCTCATCTGTCCCCACTCACCTGGACCCCCCAACAATGGATgggtggaaccagagatcaatgaGCCCAGCCCGTCCCGCTGCCTAGCCAGAGAAACAGCAGCCATAGAGCCTGTTCAAGGTCATACAAGTGGGAAATAACGTCAGAAATGCGGCCACGTAGGCAGGCGGGTTCTGGAGTGGTATGGTGCTGGGTTCCaatcccagcccctcccctcacgCTCTTCTGAGCAAGTGTACGCACCCCTCTGTGCCTTCCCCTCCGCCCCCCGACCCCGAAAAAGACAGGCTCACGCAGCACTTTCTCTGTTTCAGGGGCGGGAGTGGGGGTGGTCGTGTGAATCAGCCTTCGCTAAATGTCGATCCTGTCTTGGGGGCTCTGGGGCACCCCAGGAAGGCATCAGAAAGCTTGCAGAAGGCTCCAGAGAAGGCTGCTTGACCAGTGTCCCCTCTCTCCTGGGCAGAGTGGGAAGCTGAGCCGGGAGCTGGACTTCGTCAGCCACCACGTCCGTACCAAGCTGGACGAGCTCAAGCGGCAGGAGGTGTCTAGGCTGAGGATGCTGCTCAAGGCCAAGATGGACGCCCAGCAGGAGCCCAGTGAGCGCGGGGGCGGTGGGCGGGGTccggggggcggggcggtgggcggggtccggggggcggggcggtgggcggggtccgggggcggggcggggccggcggcCTCCCTCCCCGGTATCTAGGTGATTTGGACAGGGGGCGCCTCCGGGGCCACCTTCTCACCACCTTTGTAAAATCTGTGTAGAAGATTGATAAAATTTTCTTCCTAGCACAAtgtactaaaaaaatttttttttaatttatttatttggctgtgctgggtcttccttgctgggcAGACCACCAATGAaagagcaagggctactctctagttgccgtgcagaggcttctcttgtggtggagcacgggctccaggcgcagtgggcttctgtagttgaggctccccggctctagagcacaggctagaTAGTTGGCAGCGgtcaggctcagttgctccaaagcatgcgagatcttcccagaccggggattgaacctgtgtctcctgcattagcaggcagatccttcaccactgaaccaccagggagtcccccagattttccatttttataaggCTTCCTGTCATATGGGATTAGGtctcaccctcatgacctcattttaacttgatcacCTCTGTAAAACCCTGTCTCCAAATAAGTTCTGTGATACTGGGGGTCAGGACATCAACCTCTGTGTGAATGTGGGGGCAAGACAGTTCAACCCATAAGGAGGTTGAGTATCATGTGCTCTGAAGCCCAACTAATCTTCATTCTGCCTCTTCTTAAATGGTGACCTAGATgttccttcccctctctgagcctgtttccacAACCATAAAGTGAGATAATTGCAGAACCTATGTGAGACTTTTGTGAAAAGTAAATGCATTCATATATTTAATGTGTTTAGGGAGCAAGGCCTGGCATATAGTATGTGTTTGACACATGCTGGTTATTATCATTTTCAGCATCATACTCAGTTGTGTTCATTGCCTCCCCCAGGAAGTCCTCCCTGATTGCTCCAGGCCCATTCATGCTGTCCTCTGTGACATCCTTCCATGCCCTCTGTGACCTCCTTTAGAGCACATCCAGCCCATCCAGTCCAGGATAGGGATTTTGGAAGAAGGAACATCCCATGAGTTCATGCTTTTCCCCCTCATCTTCCCTCTCATCCAGACATACAGTTGGATCACTTGAACCTCCTGAAGCAGTTTGAACACCTGGACCCTCAGAATCAGCACACATTCGAGGCCCGGGACCTAGAGCTGTTGATCCAGACGGTAACTTGCAGGGGACCTGAAGGCAGAGGACTGCcctcagagggagaaggggacggaGCCCAGGACTGAGCCTGCTCACCCCTGTCTGGTGTTCTCTCAAGCCAGCAGGCTGCAGAGAGCTGGTTGTGCCTAAACGCCTTCCCCAGATTCTCTATAGGAAAGCAGAGTTGGGGGGTGAGGGGAGTTGGCCTCACTCACACCTGGATTCAGATCTCTCCCCTATGACTGGGGGGCTGGGATCACCTCTGTGTCCTTATTGGAGGCAAAATAACGGC
The genomic region above belongs to Budorcas taxicolor isolate Tak-1 chromosome 18, Takin1.1, whole genome shotgun sequence and contains:
- the TULP2 gene encoding tubby-related protein 2, yielding MSWESDTWKKEALGDELAAMRLQKLEQQWRLFEKKQRRKRQEPLMVQANPDASVRPRRPRRREKRFSADSGPRNPFLQENVPEAHLCPGSHGILGIVSCGGDGSGERDPLLPPTEAGSSDLELEEISVEDVPALPSPCEEPLGTLLQRKGWLACQRSGASAEDKSELQDVGNEYEVPSARSSPGMGGDGGLGDLASNKGEDLEEKKEEPEFTMRKSPGTADEVVSEGARGSGSGKPPCAPGPRLGEDMKAYVLQPAMRGHTVQCRISRNKGGVDKGMFPFYYLYLEATHGRKHFLLAGRKRKWSKTSNYLISLDPTDLSRDGDNFMGKVRSNVLGTKFSIFDNGVNPERKHFFPETAQIREELGAVCYETNVLGFRGPRKMNVVIPEINAQNQRICVQPKNEQESLLSRLKRGASQGLVLMQNKAPSWNDQSGAYVLNFHGRVTRASVKNFQIVHPDDPDYFVLQFGRIAPDAFIMDFRFPLCPLQAFAICLSSFDGKLACE